In the Juglans microcarpa x Juglans regia isolate MS1-56 chromosome 6D, Jm3101_v1.0, whole genome shotgun sequence genome, one interval contains:
- the LOC121236066 gene encoding dolichyl-diphosphooligosaccharide--protein glycosyltransferase subunit DAD1-like codes for MAKSTSKDAQVLFHSLRSAYASTPTNLKIIDLYAGFAVFTALIQVVYMAIVGSFPFNSFLSGLLSCIGTAVLAVCLRIQVNKENKEFKDLAPERAFADFVLCNLVLHLVIMNFLG; via the exons ATGGCGAAGTCGACGAGCAAGGACGCCCAAGTCCTTTTCCACTCTCTCCGTTCTGCTTATGCGTCCACCCCCACTAATCTCAAa ATAATCGATCTCTACGCGGGTTTCGCCGTATTCACTGCTCTGATCCAG GTGGTTTACATGGCTATTGTTGGATCATTCCCATTCAACTCATTTCTTTCCGGCCTACTTTCTTGCATAGGGACAGCAGTTCTCGCTG TTTGCCTCCGCATCCAAGTGAACAAAGAAAACAAGGAATTCAAG GATTTAGCCCCAGAGCGTGCTTTTGCTGATTTTGTTCTCTGCAATTTGGTGCTCCATTTGGTTATTATGAATTTCCTCGGATAA